In the Sarcophilus harrisii chromosome 3, mSarHar1.11, whole genome shotgun sequence genome, one interval contains:
- the C3H2orf76 gene encoding UPF0538 protein C2orf76 homolog isoform X3 codes for MSSEKATITVRLIRSFEHRNFKPLVYHEVNLDQTVKEFIVFLKKEETQCYRRETSCPSYQRPTCSPDVPLRTGLPPPFKHYKYDKMKIIHQAHKSKTNELVLSLEDDDRLLLREDCTMKAAGVGSMKGKEEL; via the exons ATGTCTTCTGAGAAAGCAACGATTACAGTTCGTCTCATTCGTTCCTTTGAGCATCGCAATTTCAAGCCTCTTGTTTACCATGAAGTTAATTTGGACCAGACTGTAAAAGAATTTATTGTGTTCCTAAAAAAAg AAGAGACACAGTGTTATAGAAGGGAGACCTCATGTCCTTCCTATCAGAGGCCAACATGTAGCCCAG ATGTTCCTTTAAGGACAGGCCTCCCACCCCCATTCAAGCATTATAAATATG ataaaatgaagattattcaTCAGGCACACAAATCAAAG actAATGAACTTGTGTTGAGTTTAGAAGATGATGATAGACTCTTGTTAAGAGAAGACTGTACTATGAAAGCAGCTGGAGTTG